In Torulaspora delbrueckii CBS 1146 chromosome 1, complete genome, one genomic interval encodes:
- the SNF4 gene encoding AMP-activated serine/threonine-protein kinase regulatory subunit SNF4 (similar to Saccharomyces cerevisiae SNF4 (YGL115W); ancestral locus Anc_6.136) — MSATPNEREKVIIEQKLAVESIRSFLKSKTSYDVLPVSYRLIVLDTSLLVKKSLNVLLQNNIVSAPLWDAKTSRFAGLLTSSDFINVIQYYFSNPDKFELVDKLQLDGLKDIERAIGVEPLDTASIHPSRPLYEACIRMMDATSRRIPLIDQDEETHREIVVSVLTQYRILTFVALNCRETHFLKRPIGELNIITKKNVASCQMTTPVIDVIQLLSQGNVASIPIVDNEGYLVNVYEAVDVLGLIKGGIYNDLSLSVGEALMRRSDDFEGVYTCTERDKLSTIMDNIRKSRVHRFFVTDDAGKVVGVLTLSDILRYILLGEN; from the coding sequence ATGAGTGCAACGCCCAACGAAAGGGAGAAGGTAATTATTGAACAAAAGTTGGCTGTGGAGTCCATTAGATCCTTTTTGAAGTCAAAAACGTCGTACGATGTTCTGCCAGTTTCTTACCGGTTAATTGTGTTAGATACTTCATTGCtggtcaagaaatctttgaatgtGCTTTTGCAGAATAATATTGTTTCTGCTCCTTTGTGGGATGCCAAGACTTCGAGGTTCGCTGGACTTTTGACTTCGAGTGACTTTATCAATGTTATTCAATACTACTTTTCTAATCCAGATAAGTTTGAATTAGTGGATAAATTGCAATTGGATGGATTGAAGGATATAGAGAGGGCTATTGGTGTGGAACCATTGGATACAGCTTCGATTCATCCCTCTAGACCTCTGTATGAGGCCTGTATACGTATGATGGATGCAACTAGTCGAAGGATTCCTTTGATTGATCAGGATGAGGAAACTCATAGGGAAATCGTTGTGAGCGTGCTTACGCAGTATAGGATCCTGACATTTGTGGCGTTGAATTGTAGAGAAACCCATTTCCTGAAGAGACCAATTGGTGAGTTGAATATAATTACTAAGAAGAACGTTGCCAGCTGTCAGATGACTACGCCTGTGATCGATGTGATTCAGCTTTTGAGTCAGGGAAATGTTGCTTCGATACCGATTGTGGATAACGAAGGGTACCTGGTGAACGTTTACGAAGCGGTTGATGTCCTGGGGCTGATCAAGGGTGGCATATATAACGATCTTTCGCTTTCTGTTGGAGAGGCTCTCATGAGAAGAAGTGATGACTTCGAAGGGGTGTACACTTGTACCGAGAGGGATAAGCTATCCACCATCATGGACAATATCAGAAAATCCAGAGTGCACAGATTCTTTGTTACGGACGACGCTGGTAAAGTCGTAGGTGTGCTTACTTTAAGCGACATCCTAAGGTACATCCTACTCGGCGAAAATTGA